A single genomic interval of Chryseobacterium paludis harbors:
- a CDS encoding TssN family type VI secretion system protein: MEISSVKGIFLRYILMPLIAVIMMIILGVIRRNKPAIKIKVIIIYVLLCSLCLALPGFFGFAGNLFNPYWYLIAQIVYLIFGIIHVNLLDRYFKKHIESVPMSILFESILSLTCIAFGGYLFVLLFKWMSVGTGYPVMSATSVIIFLVPMVFHYCYVQFISIPVDIYKTWRYSPDQRLPDFEGADFDRLMVLNVELSKNLEDANRFRIKAKTLPTGVTFGDWFYRVVDDYNHKNPKSIIHLTDEERESYYWIFYTKKSFFSFRKYIDFDQDIMANGISENEVVICKRVIQHEEEGITRKS, translated from the coding sequence ATGGAAATTTCTTCAGTAAAAGGAATCTTTTTAAGATATATTTTAATGCCTTTAATAGCAGTTATTATGATGATTATACTAGGTGTAATCAGACGAAATAAACCTGCTATAAAAATTAAGGTCATCATCATTTATGTTCTGCTATGCAGTTTATGTTTAGCCTTACCTGGTTTTTTTGGATTTGCCGGGAATTTATTTAATCCTTACTGGTATCTTATTGCACAAATCGTCTATCTGATTTTTGGTATTATCCATGTAAATTTGTTAGACAGGTATTTTAAAAAACATATTGAATCTGTGCCAATGAGTATATTATTTGAATCTATACTTTCATTGACGTGTATTGCTTTTGGAGGGTATCTCTTTGTACTTCTGTTCAAATGGATGAGTGTGGGAACAGGGTATCCGGTAATGTCGGCGACGAGTGTAATTATATTTCTTGTTCCGATGGTATTTCATTACTGTTATGTTCAGTTTATCAGTATTCCGGTTGATATTTATAAAACATGGCGTTATTCTCCGGATCAGAGGCTTCCTGATTTTGAAGGCGCGGATTTTGATAGACTCATGGTATTGAATGTAGAACTGAGTAAAAATTTGGAAGATGCCAACAGATTTAGAATTAAAGCTAAAACACTCCCAACAGGGGTAACTTTTGGGGACTGGTTCTATAGAGTGGTGGATGACTACAATCATAAAAACCCTAAGTCGATCATTCATCTTACAGACGAAGAAAGAGAATCCTATTATTGGATCTTCTATACTAAAAAATCGTTTTTCAGTTTCAGAAAGTATATTGATTTTGACCAGGATATCATGGCAAATGGAATTTCTGAAAATGAAGTCGTTATTTGTAAAAGAGTTATTCAGCATGAAGAAGAAGGAATAACAAGAAAATCATAA
- a CDS encoding type VI secretion system baseplate subunit TssG has protein sequence MYENNIVDMHYNKLQTDFKAESVAVNLLKYHRSVSNIFIDRIGINDRAYLKDIKSISSNYLGFDEEVFTIETYREGIYDYLPEGLFHPPSLSTTRKNVEGVVKEIRKQKKVEEDARKFFRPFELEIFFTEISALSKEFDFEVSSDTDTLLETITELWPIVKQLDQKNAYIFMHILPFFHQIRGDKRWFERCLTAFLRVPVEITFTPNVIDDIEENDDSMLLGNSRLGVTYIPSGRHMDGQRNWVVNIGPIPYENMKMYIPGHPFRKVLQALYDYFLPVTVDIHENFITEKQEYSFKLEDDERNANRLGYSTFL, from the coding sequence ATGTATGAGAATAATATTGTAGATATGCATTACAATAAACTGCAGACCGATTTTAAAGCTGAATCGGTAGCAGTTAATCTTTTGAAATATCACAGATCAGTAAGCAATATTTTCATTGACCGCATTGGAATCAATGACAGGGCTTATTTAAAAGATATCAAGAGTATTTCGAGCAATTATTTAGGATTTGATGAAGAAGTATTTACGATAGAGACTTATAGAGAGGGGATCTATGATTATCTTCCGGAAGGCTTATTTCATCCACCATCATTAAGTACTACGAGAAAGAACGTAGAGGGTGTTGTTAAGGAAATCCGTAAACAAAAAAAAGTAGAGGAAGACGCGAGAAAATTTTTTCGTCCCTTCGAATTAGAGATATTTTTTACAGAGATCAGCGCTTTATCAAAAGAGTTTGATTTTGAAGTTTCCAGTGATACCGATACATTGCTTGAAACCATTACTGAACTTTGGCCTATTGTAAAACAACTTGACCAGAAAAATGCGTACATCTTTATGCACATCCTACCTTTTTTTCATCAGATTCGTGGTGATAAAAGATGGTTTGAAAGATGTCTAACTGCTTTTTTGCGTGTTCCGGTAGAAATAACCTTTACTCCAAATGTCATTGATGATATTGAAGAAAATGATGATTCAATGTTATTGGGGAATTCAAGATTAGGGGTTACCTACATTCCAAGTGGCAGACACATGGATGGACAACGAAATTGGGTGGTCAATATAGGACCTATTCCTTATGAAAATATGAAAATGTATATTCCTGGACATCCTTTCAGAAAAGTGCTTCAGGCTTTATATGATTATTTCCTTCCTGTGACAGTAGATATACATGAGAATTTTATAACAGAGAAACAAGAATATTCGTTTAAGCTGGAAGATGATGAAAGAAATGCGAACCGCCTTGGATACTCTACCTTTCTGTAA
- a CDS encoding S1/P1 nuclease — MKSIYSKILILAFISSSLYSFAWGLTGHRIIAEIAENHLSGKARREIRKIMGQERLAYWANWPDFIKSDTTGVWKQASAWHYVNIAPQADFKTFEQNLKAQAGPSLYSQVKTLSAQVKDEKTSEKDRKIALVFLIHIMGDLAQPLHVGRAEDLGGNKINVTYFGDKTNLHSVWDGKLVDSQKYSYTEYSRLLDIKSKDEVKQIQYGTLEDWLYDSHKIANKIYAQTPDGSNLSFDYQYKFNDTLERQLLYGGLRLAKLLNDLF, encoded by the coding sequence ATGAAAAGTATTTATTCTAAAATTTTAATTTTAGCATTCATCTCCTCTTCTCTTTATTCATTTGCATGGGGATTAACGGGGCACAGAATTATTGCAGAAATCGCAGAAAACCATCTTTCCGGAAAAGCAAGAAGGGAAATCAGAAAAATAATGGGTCAGGAACGTCTTGCTTATTGGGCAAACTGGCCGGATTTTATTAAATCTGATACCACAGGCGTTTGGAAACAGGCCTCAGCATGGCATTATGTAAATATAGCGCCGCAAGCTGATTTTAAAACATTTGAGCAAAATTTAAAAGCTCAGGCAGGTCCAAGTCTTTATTCTCAGGTAAAAACATTATCTGCACAGGTAAAAGATGAAAAAACATCTGAAAAAGACAGAAAAATTGCTTTGGTATTCCTTATTCATATAATGGGAGATCTTGCACAGCCTTTGCATGTCGGAAGAGCTGAAGATTTAGGAGGCAACAAAATTAATGTAACTTATTTTGGAGATAAAACAAACTTACATTCAGTATGGGATGGGAAATTAGTAGACTCTCAAAAATACAGCTATACGGAATATTCAAGGTTATTGGATATTAAATCTAAGGATGAAGTAAAGCAGATCCAATACGGAACATTAGAAGATTGGTTATATGATTCTCATAAAATTGCCAATAAAATCTATGCACAAACTCCTGATGGTTCAAATTTATCTTTCGATTATCAGTATAAATTTAATGATACATTAGAAAGACAGCTTCTTTACGGAGGTTTAAGACTAGCAAAACTATTGAATGATTTATTTTAA
- a CDS encoding sigma-70 family RNA polymerase sigma factor: protein MRQLKITKQVTNRETASLDKYLQEIGKVELITADEEVDLAQKIRAGDRAALEKLIKANLRFVVSVSKQYQNQGLSLPDLINEGNLGLMKAAKRYDETRGFKFISYAVWWIRQSILQALAEQSRIVRLPLNKIGSINKINKAYAHLEQENERPPSPEELAEVLDMSEEDIKESMKNSGRHLSMDAPLVEGEDSNLYDVLRSGESPSPDKDLMLESLQIEIERALNTLTPREADLVRLYFGLNGKHPMTLEEIGETFDLTRERVRQIKEKAIKRLKHNTRSKILKSYLGK from the coding sequence ATGAGACAGTTAAAAATTACTAAGCAGGTAACCAACAGGGAAACTGCTTCACTAGACAAGTATTTGCAGGAAATTGGTAAGGTAGAATTGATTACTGCAGACGAAGAAGTAGATTTGGCACAGAAAATTCGTGCAGGTGACAGAGCCGCATTGGAAAAATTAATCAAAGCCAACCTTCGTTTCGTAGTTTCTGTATCTAAACAATATCAAAACCAAGGTCTTTCTTTACCCGATTTGATCAATGAAGGTAACTTAGGACTTATGAAAGCTGCAAAAAGATATGATGAGACCAGAGGTTTCAAATTTATCTCTTACGCAGTTTGGTGGATTCGTCAATCAATTTTACAGGCTTTGGCAGAACAGTCAAGAATTGTAAGATTACCACTAAACAAGATTGGCTCAATTAACAAAATTAATAAAGCATACGCTCACCTTGAGCAGGAAAATGAAAGACCACCTTCTCCGGAAGAATTGGCTGAAGTTCTTGACATGAGTGAAGAAGACATTAAAGAATCTATGAAAAACTCCGGTAGACACTTGTCTATGGATGCACCTTTAGTAGAAGGTGAAGATTCTAATCTTTATGATGTATTACGTTCTGGAGAATCTCCAAGTCCTGATAAAGATCTAATGCTTGAATCTCTTCAAATTGAGATCGAAAGAGCATTGAATACTTTAACTCCAAGAGAAGCGGATCTTGTAAGATTGTACTTCGGATTAAACGGAAAACATCCAATGACTTTGGAAGAAATTGGTGAAACTTTTGACCTAACGAGAGAAAGAGTTCGTCAGATCAAAGAAAAAGCAATCAAAAGACTAAAACATAATACAAGAAGTAAGATTTTGAAATCTTACCTAGGTAAATAA
- a CDS encoding GNAT family N-acetyltransferase has protein sequence MMQYTTQWLSDKSRVKELVDFFITHKTESYISHGEIISGRAENTHEWSSNLESILTDQLTTDFNSEDSSSSKLEILIAENNDGNIIGMLVFNVIYSGFKKYAVLEDMLLNNAFRGQSIGSTLLENAIQESKNWNVSFILLESGIDNKGAHHFFEKYGFTKVSENYILTM, from the coding sequence ATGATGCAATATACCACTCAATGGCTCAGTGATAAAAGCCGTGTTAAAGAATTAGTAGATTTTTTTATTACCCATAAAACAGAATCTTATATTTCGCATGGAGAAATAATATCCGGCCGAGCTGAAAATACTCACGAATGGAGCTCAAATCTTGAGTCTATACTAACAGACCAGCTTACTACCGATTTTAACTCAGAAGATTCTTCTTCCTCAAAATTAGAAATTTTAATTGCAGAAAATAATGATGGCAACATCATTGGAATGTTGGTCTTTAATGTAATCTACAGTGGTTTTAAAAAATATGCTGTTTTAGAAGATATGCTGTTGAATAATGCTTTCCGTGGACAATCTATTGGAAGTACTTTACTGGAAAATGCCATTCAGGAATCTAAAAATTGGAATGTCAGCTTTATTCTTTTAGAAAGTGGGATTGATAATAAAGGAGCACATCATTTCTTTGAAAAATATGGCTTCACAAAAGTATCAGAAAATTACATTCTGACGATGTAA
- a CDS encoding FAD-dependent monooxygenase, translating to MNSISIIGAGIGGLTLGNILKQQHIDFSIYDSVPEIKPVGAGIMMAMNAMQVFDQLGLKQKIEEAGNKIHKISITNQYLKPISDTNSLEFEKKFNSCNVAIHRAELQRILAENMGIENIQLNYNLKQIIKKENYHLHFENRQEIESTVVFGADGIKSNIRNQILKTGTIRDTKQKCWRGLVDFELPEKYNQEALETWGVGKRFGFVRISDKKVYWYAVIKDKNLNPDTDLLSTYSDFDPLVIKILEATDPKNIIFNDITDLSPIPKWHSDNLCLIGDSAHATTPNMGQGACQAIEDAYIIGKLLEKSKNFNSVFEDFQKIRRKKVDYIVSTSRQVGNISQWQYGTSLRNFLMGIIPESINKKMIEKIATLEM from the coding sequence ATGAATTCTATTTCAATAATTGGAGCCGGAATTGGCGGTTTAACACTTGGAAATATCCTAAAACAGCAACATATTGATTTTAGTATCTATGATTCTGTACCGGAAATAAAACCAGTGGGAGCCGGAATTATGATGGCTATGAATGCCATGCAGGTTTTTGATCAGTTGGGATTAAAACAGAAAATTGAAGAAGCCGGTAATAAAATCCATAAAATATCGATTACCAATCAATATCTAAAACCTATTTCTGATACCAATAGCCTTGAATTTGAAAAGAAATTTAATTCCTGTAATGTGGCAATTCACAGAGCAGAATTACAGAGAATTCTCGCTGAAAACATGGGTATTGAAAACATTCAGCTCAATTATAACTTAAAACAAATTATAAAAAAAGAAAATTACCATCTCCATTTTGAAAATAGACAGGAAATAGAAAGTACTGTTGTTTTTGGCGCTGATGGAATTAAATCAAACATTCGTAATCAAATTCTAAAAACAGGAACAATCCGGGATACAAAACAAAAATGCTGGCGTGGACTGGTCGATTTTGAATTACCGGAAAAATATAATCAGGAAGCCCTTGAGACATGGGGAGTTGGTAAACGCTTTGGCTTTGTAAGAATATCAGATAAAAAAGTCTATTGGTATGCAGTGATCAAAGACAAAAATCTGAACCCGGATACTGATCTGCTTTCTACTTATAGCGATTTTGATCCTTTAGTTATTAAAATTTTAGAAGCAACAGATCCTAAAAATATTATTTTCAACGACATTACAGACCTTTCTCCCATCCCAAAATGGCATTCAGACAACTTATGCCTCATTGGTGATTCTGCGCACGCAACGACTCCTAATATGGGTCAGGGAGCTTGCCAGGCAATAGAAGATGCTTACATTATTGGTAAATTATTAGAAAAGAGTAAAAATTTCAATTCTGTTTTTGAAGACTTTCAAAAAATAAGAAGAAAAAAAGTAGATTATATTGTCAGTACAAGCCGACAGGTTGGAAACATTTCACAATGGCAATATGGAACCTCTCTCCGTAATTTTTTAATGGGTATTATCCCTGAAAGTATCAACAAAAAAATGATTGAAAAAATAGCGACGCTGGAAATGTAA
- a CDS encoding multicopper oxidase domain-containing protein, whose amino-acid sequence MRKIIIFLMFLFSVFTFTQSTKTYYTCPMHSEVVSQKPGDCPKCGMTLVKKTVAIKPKVISKPTARPIEKQETKTQDIKRNNKPEAEKRSYVKITSKAQPISNPKTLSKSQTAYSCPMHPEVISDKPGKCPKCGMDLVEKEDQKQKTVENQKEETSVLRRNSENGKITFGGKTVRYDLYVKDTIVNFTGKNRRAIAVNGKLQAPTLYFTEGDTAEIYLHNMLKENTGFHWHGVILPNEHDGVPYLTTKPVIPGETHLYKFKVSQNGTYWYHSHQGHQEQIGMNGILVFKKREGEPTEQYTKEIPILLGDWSDEDPMQIARRLHMANTDWYAIKKNAVQSYWEAIKSGNFGTKALNEWKRMEAMDVSDVYYDKFLINGLPSSEYSNLKAGDKVRLRVANGGSSTYFWLNYGGGKIKVVGNDGNDVVPTEVDRLIVGVSETYDIEVTIPEDKSFEFRATSEDRIGHSSLWLGSGEKVEAPDLPRLKLFEGMKMMNGMMEMSGNMKPMSMTMGNQMMDMNEVMYPELSESQRKMTMKHINEMMGVKTKDEKEDHSQHSGMDMKEEKTIKRLSYNILKAPEKTILPTENVRELKFTLEGNMNHYLWTLDNKTVTETDKILVKKGEILRITMYNNSMMRHPMHLHGHDFRLINSKGEYSPLKNVVDIMPMETNTIEFVANQDGDWFFHCHILYHMMAGMGRIFSYEDSKPNPQLPNRKLAWKNFLKDNRMVSSMAMLDIASNKIHTETMTMFGPRWANLNEFHSNWNFDHFDGNFKVGRFLGKFQWALPYAGFRIQKNHEIMERQMTEEMGMKYEGKKTWFGQNIASKNKATFIVGAQYLLPMLITADASVDQNGKVLLELSREDIPISRRIRGNFSLNSDGEFTTGLRYIVQKWFSISGNYDNEMGWGAGVTLTY is encoded by the coding sequence ATGAGAAAAATAATAATATTTCTGATGTTTTTGTTCTCTGTTTTTACTTTCACACAATCGACAAAAACTTACTATACCTGTCCAATGCATTCTGAAGTAGTTTCCCAAAAACCTGGAGACTGCCCGAAATGTGGAATGACCTTAGTAAAAAAAACTGTTGCCATTAAGCCTAAAGTTATTTCAAAACCTACAGCTAGGCCAATTGAAAAACAAGAAACAAAGACTCAGGATATAAAAAGAAATAATAAGCCTGAGGCAGAGAAAAGGAGTTATGTAAAAATAACCTCTAAAGCTCAACCTATCTCTAACCCTAAAACGCTCTCAAAATCTCAGACAGCCTATAGTTGTCCGATGCACCCAGAGGTAATTTCCGATAAACCGGGAAAATGTCCTAAGTGTGGAATGGATTTGGTAGAAAAGGAAGATCAGAAACAAAAGACGGTAGAAAATCAGAAAGAAGAGACCTCAGTTTTAAGAAGAAATTCTGAGAACGGTAAAATTACTTTTGGGGGTAAAACCGTTCGTTATGATCTGTATGTTAAAGATACGATTGTCAACTTTACAGGGAAGAACAGAAGAGCTATTGCGGTAAACGGTAAGTTACAGGCTCCGACCTTATATTTTACAGAAGGTGATACCGCTGAAATTTATCTTCATAATATGCTAAAGGAAAACACAGGATTTCATTGGCATGGAGTTATTCTGCCCAATGAACATGATGGAGTTCCATACCTTACCACAAAACCTGTAATACCTGGAGAAACTCATCTATATAAATTTAAAGTTTCTCAAAATGGGACCTATTGGTATCATTCGCATCAGGGACATCAGGAACAGATTGGCATGAATGGTATTTTAGTTTTCAAGAAAAGGGAAGGAGAACCGACAGAGCAGTATACAAAGGAAATCCCTATACTACTTGGAGATTGGAGTGATGAAGATCCAATGCAGATTGCCAGGAGACTTCATATGGCCAATACAGATTGGTATGCTATTAAGAAGAATGCTGTTCAAAGTTATTGGGAAGCTATTAAATCTGGAAATTTTGGAACAAAAGCCCTGAATGAATGGAAAAGAATGGAGGCGATGGATGTAAGTGATGTGTATTATGATAAATTTCTCATTAACGGATTGCCAAGTTCTGAGTATTCCAATCTAAAAGCTGGAGATAAAGTAAGGCTAAGAGTGGCAAACGGTGGATCTTCAACCTACTTTTGGTTAAATTATGGTGGCGGAAAAATTAAAGTCGTGGGTAATGATGGAAATGATGTAGTTCCTACAGAAGTTGATCGTCTGATCGTAGGAGTTTCTGAAACCTATGATATTGAGGTGACCATTCCTGAAGATAAAAGTTTTGAATTTCGCGCTACTTCGGAAGACCGAATTGGACATTCTTCACTTTGGCTGGGATCAGGAGAAAAGGTAGAAGCTCCTGATTTACCAAGATTAAAACTTTTTGAAGGAATGAAGATGATGAATGGAATGATGGAAATGAGTGGAAATATGAAGCCTATGAGTATGACTATGGGTAACCAGATGATGGATATGAATGAAGTGATGTACCCTGAACTTTCTGAAAGCCAGCGAAAAATGACGATGAAGCATATTAATGAAATGATGGGGGTAAAAACAAAAGATGAAAAAGAGGATCATTCCCAACATTCTGGAATGGATATGAAAGAGGAAAAAACGATTAAAAGGCTTTCCTATAATATTTTAAAAGCTCCTGAAAAAACAATCCTTCCAACCGAAAATGTCAGAGAGCTTAAGTTTACATTGGAAGGTAACATGAACCATTATCTGTGGACTCTAGATAATAAAACAGTGACGGAAACGGATAAGATTTTGGTTAAGAAAGGAGAGATTCTGAGAATTACGATGTATAATAATTCGATGATGCGACATCCAATGCACTTGCACGGACATGATTTTAGACTGATCAATTCAAAAGGAGAGTACTCACCACTAAAAAATGTAGTGGATATTATGCCAATGGAAACAAACACGATAGAATTTGTTGCTAATCAGGATGGCGACTGGTTTTTTCACTGTCACATTTTATACCATATGATGGCTGGAATGGGAAGGATATTCAGCTATGAGGATTCTAAACCCAATCCTCAGCTTCCAAACAGGAAGTTAGCCTGGAAAAATTTCCTTAAGGATAACAGAATGGTGAGCTCAATGGCGATGCTGGATATTGCAAGCAATAAAATACATACTGAAACCATGACGATGTTCGGACCGAGATGGGCTAATCTGAATGAATTTCATTCCAATTGGAACTTCGACCATTTTGATGGAAATTTTAAAGTAGGAAGATTCTTAGGGAAATTTCAATGGGCACTTCCTTATGCCGGTTTTAGGATTCAGAAGAATCATGAGATCATGGAAAGACAAATGACAGAAGAGATGGGAATGAAGTATGAGGGTAAGAAAACCTGGTTTGGACAAAACATCGCCTCAAAGAATAAGGCTACTTTCATTGTGGGTGCACAATACCTTTTGCCTATGTTGATTACAGCAGATGCAAGTGTAGATCAGAATGGAAAAGTATTACTGGAGCTAAGCAGGGAGGATATTCCGATTTCCAGAAGGATAAGAGGAAACTTTAGTCTTAATTCTGATGGAGAATTTACTACAGGACTACGGTATATCGTACAAAAATGGTTCTCAATTTCAGGAAATTATGATAATGAAATGGGTTGGGGAGCAGGTGTTACACTGACTTATTAA
- a CDS encoding DUF3347 domain-containing protein: MKKYIVTAVFSLFSMIFVSAQSKSNPQVSKLYKNYIAIKTALASDDADKTSKAASEFIKTASTIDYKVVSEGNLTILKKDATAISEARSINTQRETFLNLSDNMIALTKQFKLSEKPIFVQYCPMADGSWLSDEKQIVNPYYGSKMLSCGSVKTEIN; encoded by the coding sequence ATGAAAAAGTATATCGTAACCGCAGTATTCTCTTTATTTTCAATGATTTTTGTGTCTGCACAATCAAAATCAAATCCTCAGGTTTCAAAGTTATATAAAAATTATATTGCTATTAAAACAGCATTGGCATCCGATGATGCTGATAAAACGTCAAAAGCAGCATCAGAATTCATTAAAACGGCTTCAACAATTGACTATAAAGTAGTTTCAGAAGGAAACTTAACGATTCTTAAAAAAGATGCTACCGCTATTTCTGAGGCCAGAAGCATCAATACACAAAGAGAGACTTTTCTTAATCTCTCTGATAATATGATTGCATTAACAAAGCAATTTAAACTTTCAGAAAAACCAATTTTTGTTCAGTACTGCCCAATGGCTGATGGAAGTTGGTTGAGTGATGAAAAGCAAATTGTAAATCCCTATTACGGAAGTAAAATGCTTTCATGTGGAAGTGTTAAAACTGAGATTAATTAA
- a CDS encoding HYC_CC_PP family protein, translated as MKKILAILFSVFYFGFSSGAVFSVHYCMQEMVSVSQKTDDICAKCGVKTKKDCCKTEIKVVKVDDSQKSDFLKIDFLKQIAEFQNHEFFFTDHSFSAVKFTSIQINAPPENRSIPIFITHCNFRI; from the coding sequence ATGAAAAAGATTCTTGCCATATTGTTTTCTGTTTTCTACTTTGGATTTTCTTCCGGAGCAGTTTTCAGTGTACATTATTGTATGCAGGAAATGGTATCAGTAAGTCAGAAGACAGATGATATTTGTGCTAAATGCGGTGTTAAAACTAAAAAGGATTGTTGTAAAACAGAAATCAAAGTTGTAAAAGTTGATGATTCACAAAAATCAGATTTCTTAAAAATTGATTTTTTAAAACAGATTGCTGAATTTCAAAACCATGAGTTTTTCTTTACGGATCACTCTTTTTCAGCTGTAAAATTTACATCAATTCAGATCAATGCACCACCTGAAAATCGATCTATACCTATCTTTATTACACATTGTAATTTCAGAATTTAG